In one window of Nocardiopsis aegyptia DNA:
- a CDS encoding ABC transporter substrate-binding protein, protein MTACFPAAEEEAADGRISVAMMQPPRSGLTPLSDDAFKLSRWSTAETLVVLDEAGDPQPGLATDWTQVDATTWTFTVREGVTFHDGTELTADTAAHALSFAAQAAPKPRILDGVELEVDAEGDTLTVTTADEDPLVPQRLSSPQLSILAESAYDGDAVDPVGTGSGPFEIVEVNGTTSARLDRFDDYWGEPAQAAGIDVSFVPDGTARAAALRTGEADIVESVPTSQAALLEEDTLTEVPMPRTNTLYLNTEQGPFTDHGTRAAVRDAIDAQALVDGVYEGRADVAEGLLGPAIPWAAERPERTDPVEAADPDGTPITLATFTDRAELPEVATVLEQQLEDAGFEVEQVVREYANIEEDALAGEFDAFILSRATVLDSGDPAAYMTSDFSCDGSFNIAQLCDEDVDAALEEAGSAPTGEERRAAILAAEAAILDTDAALPMLHERVLQGDATHVVGSAKDPRERLLITPQTHLDR, encoded by the coding sequence ATGACCGCCTGCTTCCCCGCGGCAGAAGAGGAGGCCGCCGACGGCCGGATCTCCGTGGCGATGATGCAACCGCCCAGGTCCGGGCTCACCCCGCTCAGCGACGACGCCTTCAAGCTCTCCCGCTGGAGCACCGCCGAGACGCTCGTGGTCCTCGACGAGGCCGGCGACCCCCAGCCCGGCCTGGCCACCGACTGGACCCAGGTCGACGCCACCACCTGGACCTTCACCGTGCGCGAGGGCGTCACCTTCCACGACGGCACCGAACTGACCGCCGACACCGCCGCCCACGCCCTGTCGTTCGCCGCGCAGGCTGCGCCCAAGCCGCGCATCCTCGACGGCGTGGAGCTGGAGGTCGATGCGGAGGGCGACACCCTCACCGTCACCACCGCCGACGAGGACCCCCTCGTCCCGCAGCGGCTCTCCTCGCCCCAGCTGTCGATCCTCGCCGAGAGCGCCTACGACGGCGACGCCGTGGACCCCGTCGGCACCGGCAGCGGCCCCTTCGAGATCGTCGAGGTCAACGGCACCACCTCCGCCCGCCTGGACCGCTTCGACGACTACTGGGGCGAGCCCGCCCAGGCCGCCGGCATCGACGTCAGCTTCGTCCCCGACGGCACCGCGCGGGCCGCCGCCCTGCGCACCGGCGAGGCCGACATCGTCGAGTCCGTGCCCACCTCCCAGGCCGCCCTCCTGGAGGAGGACACCCTCACCGAGGTCCCCATGCCGCGGACCAACACGCTCTACCTCAACACCGAGCAGGGCCCCTTCACCGACCACGGCACGCGCGCCGCGGTGCGGGACGCCATCGACGCCCAGGCCCTGGTCGACGGCGTCTACGAAGGACGCGCCGACGTCGCCGAGGGACTCCTGGGCCCGGCCATCCCCTGGGCCGCCGAACGGCCCGAGCGCACCGACCCGGTCGAGGCCGCCGACCCCGACGGCACCCCCATCACCCTGGCCACCTTCACCGACCGCGCCGAGCTGCCCGAGGTCGCCACCGTCCTCGAACAGCAGCTGGAGGACGCCGGGTTCGAGGTCGAGCAGGTCGTGCGCGAGTACGCCAACATCGAGGAGGACGCTCTGGCCGGGGAGTTCGACGCCTTCATCCTCTCCCGCGCCACCGTCCTGGACTCCGGCGACCCCGCCGCCTACATGACCAGCGACTTCTCCTGCGACGGCTCCTTCAACATCGCCCAGTTGTGCGACGAGGACGTCGACGCCGCCCTGGAGGAGGCCGGGAGCGCCCCGACCGGCGAGGAGCGGCGTGCGGCGATCCTGGCCGCCGAGGCCGCGATCCTGGACACCGACGCGGCCCTGCCGATGCTGCACGAGCGCGTCCTGCAGGGCGACGCCACCCACGTGGTCGGCTCCGCCAAGGACCCGCGCGAGCGCCTGCTCATCACCCCGCAGACCCACCTGGACCGATGA
- a CDS encoding ABC transporter permease subunit translates to MNPAAPPRRRPARARRAAPLLTRLAALALITVVVGLLPWLSGRDPALSLLRARSAEQEPTAEALDAIRDELGLADGPLALLGSWFAGLLRGDLGASWISGTPVLPSVVAATGVSLTVMAAALAVALPLAAALCAPTLVRGARGTLRPGGSGTGAGAAALTALPEFLIAIVLMLVFAVWLGWLPPYGWSGPQHLILPALALGIPGGGLLGRLVDDALPAVFAERWVGLWTAAGCTPAQIAAAALRRATPALVPQLGMVAVGLTGGAVAVETIFTVPGIGRTALGAAQAQDLPVLQGSVLALVLLGTLAGVLAQVAHRRLLGRSLRDAALSLAPPPTAPAGLLRRAVPVVCAALLLTVTAWGLTRDALTVTVADRLQAPSWAHPLGTDAVGRDVLARLGHGAVYTVGVAALVCAISLAIALVVGFAPSLASGAAEAANAVPPVIAGILVVAVLGPGTLGASVAIALVSWPPLAAHAAALVQQTRAAGYLSAQRAIGAGPRWILWHHVLPSVAGPVARHAVLRLPATALALASLGFLGLGAQPPSAEWGLSLSESLVYVERAPLAALAPTAMLLLLAAFAVSLSTLPARSHTQRGRTP, encoded by the coding sequence ATGAACCCGGCCGCACCGCCCCGGCGGCGCCCCGCACGGGCCCGCCGGGCCGCACCCCTGCTGACGCGCCTGGCCGCGCTCGCCCTCATCACGGTCGTCGTCGGCCTGCTGCCCTGGCTCTCGGGCCGCGACCCCGCCCTGTCCCTGCTGCGGGCCCGCTCCGCCGAACAGGAACCCACCGCGGAGGCGCTCGACGCCATCCGTGACGAGCTCGGCCTCGCCGACGGCCCCCTCGCGCTGCTCGGCTCCTGGTTCGCCGGCCTGCTCCGCGGCGACCTGGGCGCCTCCTGGATCTCGGGCACACCCGTCCTGCCGTCCGTGGTCGCGGCCACCGGGGTCTCCCTCACCGTCATGGCCGCGGCCCTGGCCGTCGCCCTGCCACTGGCCGCCGCGCTGTGCGCCCCCACCCTGGTCCGCGGCGCACGCGGAACGCTGCGCCCGGGCGGCTCGGGCACCGGAGCCGGGGCGGCGGCGCTCACCGCCCTGCCCGAGTTCCTCATCGCGATCGTGCTCATGCTCGTGTTCGCGGTGTGGCTGGGATGGCTGCCCCCCTACGGCTGGAGCGGGCCCCAACACCTCATCCTGCCCGCCCTGGCCCTGGGCATCCCGGGCGGCGGACTGCTCGGCCGACTCGTCGACGACGCCCTGCCCGCGGTGTTCGCCGAACGCTGGGTCGGGCTCTGGACCGCCGCCGGCTGCACCCCCGCCCAGATCGCCGCGGCGGCGCTGCGCCGCGCCACCCCCGCCCTCGTGCCCCAGCTCGGCATGGTCGCCGTCGGTCTGACCGGGGGAGCGGTCGCCGTGGAGACCATCTTCACCGTGCCCGGCATCGGCCGCACCGCCCTGGGCGCCGCCCAGGCCCAGGACCTGCCCGTCCTCCAAGGATCCGTGCTGGCCCTGGTCCTGCTCGGCACCCTCGCCGGAGTGCTCGCCCAGGTCGCGCACCGCCGGCTCCTCGGCCGGAGCCTGCGCGACGCCGCCCTGTCCCTGGCCCCGCCGCCCACCGCGCCCGCCGGCCTGCTCCGCCGCGCCGTGCCCGTCGTGTGCGCGGCCCTGCTGCTCACCGTCACCGCGTGGGGCCTGACCCGCGACGCCCTGACCGTCACCGTCGCCGACCGCCTCCAGGCACCCTCCTGGGCGCACCCGCTGGGCACCGACGCCGTGGGGCGCGACGTCCTGGCCCGCCTGGGCCACGGCGCCGTGTACACCGTGGGCGTCGCCGCGCTGGTGTGCGCCATCAGCCTCGCGATCGCACTCGTGGTCGGCTTCGCGCCCTCCCTGGCCTCCGGCGCCGCCGAGGCCGCCAACGCCGTGCCGCCGGTGATCGCGGGCATCCTGGTGGTCGCCGTCCTCGGTCCCGGCACCCTCGGCGCCTCCGTCGCCATCGCCCTGGTCTCCTGGCCGCCCCTGGCCGCGCACGCCGCCGCGCTGGTCCAGCAGACCCGCGCCGCGGGCTACCTCAGCGCCCAGCGCGCCATCGGCGCGGGCCCCCGCTGGATCCTGTGGCACCACGTGCTGCCCTCGGTCGCCGGACCCGTCGCCCGCCACGCCGTCCTGCGCCTGCCCGCCACCGCCCTGGCCCTGGCCTCCCTCGGCTTCCTCGGCCTGGGCGCCCAGCCGCCCTCGGCCGAATGGGGCCTGAGCCTGTCGGAGTCCCTGGTCTACGTCGAACGCGCGCCGCTGGCCGCCCTGGCCCCCACCGCGATGCTCCTGCTCCTGGCCGCCTTCGCGGTCTCCCTGTCGACCCTGCCCGCCCGGTCCCACACCCAGCGAGGACGGACACCGTGA
- a CDS encoding ABC transporter ATP-binding protein — protein sequence MNEPLLSVRDLRVTLPGERGGALPVVRGLSFDVRPGEALALIGESGAGKSMAARAVLGTAPYGATVTGSVRLGERELLGARPRELRAVRGSRVALIPQDALSVLSPVHTVGAQLVRALRAHGRLSPSQARERAVAALDRVGIPDAARRARAYPHEFSGGMRQRAVIAMATVNDPEVVFADEPTTALDPRTSGIVLDLLADLRRRTGAALVLITHDLAVVHGRADRVVVAYAGRHVESGPAGRVLTAPRAPYTAGLVAAVPAEEARDRRLPAIGGSPPSPAALPQGCAFAPRCPLADAHCRAAAPEPVATGASGHLVSCHRWQDVPIPPHTLFSRAAT from the coding sequence GTGAACGAGCCCCTGCTCTCGGTCCGCGACCTGCGCGTCACCCTGCCCGGCGAGCGCGGCGGCGCGCTGCCCGTCGTCCGCGGACTGTCGTTCGACGTCCGCCCCGGGGAGGCGCTCGCGCTCATCGGCGAGTCCGGCGCCGGCAAGTCGATGGCCGCCCGCGCCGTCCTGGGCACCGCGCCGTACGGCGCCACCGTGACCGGCAGCGTCCGCCTGGGCGAGCGGGAACTCCTCGGAGCCCGCCCCCGCGAGCTGCGCGCCGTCCGCGGGAGCCGCGTCGCGCTCATCCCCCAGGACGCGCTCTCCGTCCTGAGCCCCGTGCACACCGTGGGCGCCCAGCTCGTCCGGGCGCTGCGCGCGCATGGGCGCCTGAGCCCGTCCCAGGCGCGCGAGCGCGCGGTGGCCGCTCTGGACCGGGTCGGCATCCCCGACGCCGCGCGGCGCGCCCGCGCCTACCCGCACGAGTTCTCCGGCGGCATGCGCCAGCGCGCGGTCATCGCCATGGCGACGGTCAATGACCCCGAGGTCGTCTTCGCCGACGAACCCACCACCGCCCTGGACCCGCGGACCAGCGGGATCGTCCTCGACCTCCTGGCTGACCTGCGCCGGCGGACCGGAGCGGCACTCGTCCTCATCACCCACGACCTCGCCGTCGTCCACGGCCGCGCCGACCGGGTCGTGGTCGCCTACGCCGGGCGCCACGTCGAGTCCGGTCCCGCGGGCCGGGTGCTCACCGCGCCCCGCGCCCCGTACACGGCCGGACTCGTCGCCGCCGTGCCCGCGGAGGAGGCCAGGGACCGCCGCCTGCCCGCCATCGGCGGATCACCGCCCTCCCCGGCGGCCCTGCCCCAGGGCTGTGCGTTCGCCCCGCGCTGCCCGCTGGCCGACGCGCACTGCCGCGCCGCCGCACCCGAACCCGTCGCCACCGGCGCGTCCGGCCACCTGGTCTCCTGCCACCGGTGGCAGGATGTCCCGATCCCCCCGCACACCCTGTTCTCCCGGGCCGCGACATGA
- a CDS encoding ABC transporter ATP-binding protein yields MDDDQPLLRVRDLVVRYPATGRNPVALAVDGVSFDLRAGHTLALVGESGSGKSSTAAAVTGLLRPESGSVRFRERELTTLPERDLRALRPALQPVFQDPYGSLSPRLRVRDAVAEPWRVQGRWDRAAGPARVDALLERVGLDPALGARLPHELSGGQCQRVGIARALACEPEVLVLDEPVSALDASVRAGVLNLLTDLQDDLGLGYLFICHDLALVRHVAHDALVLREGRIVESGPARRVCAEPEHPYTRALVAAVPAPAPLPSPDPGHGPVARTP; encoded by the coding sequence ATGGACGACGACCAGCCGCTGCTGCGGGTGCGCGACCTGGTCGTGCGCTACCCCGCAACCGGCCGGAACCCGGTCGCCCTCGCCGTGGACGGCGTCTCCTTCGACCTGCGCGCCGGGCACACCCTGGCCCTGGTGGGGGAGTCCGGGTCCGGCAAGTCCAGCACGGCCGCCGCGGTCACCGGCCTGCTGCGCCCCGAGTCCGGGTCCGTCCGCTTCCGGGAACGGGAGCTGACCACGCTGCCCGAGCGGGACCTGCGCGCGCTGCGCCCCGCCCTCCAACCCGTCTTCCAGGACCCCTACGGCTCCCTCAGCCCGCGTCTGCGCGTGCGCGACGCCGTCGCCGAACCATGGCGCGTCCAAGGCCGCTGGGACCGGGCCGCCGGGCCCGCCCGGGTCGACGCCCTGCTCGAACGCGTCGGCCTGGACCCCGCCCTGGGGGCACGGCTGCCGCACGAACTCTCCGGCGGCCAGTGCCAGCGCGTGGGCATCGCCCGCGCGCTGGCGTGCGAGCCCGAGGTCCTGGTCCTGGACGAACCCGTCTCCGCGCTGGACGCCTCCGTGCGCGCCGGCGTGCTCAACCTGCTCACCGACCTCCAGGACGACCTGGGGCTGGGCTATCTGTTCATCTGCCACGACCTCGCCCTGGTCCGGCACGTCGCCCACGACGCCCTCGTCCTGCGCGAGGGGCGGATCGTGGAGTCGGGACCCGCGCGCCGGGTGTGCGCCGAGCCCGAGCACCCCTACACGCGGGCGCTGGTGGCGGCCGTGCCCGCCCCGGCGCCCCTGCCGTCTCCGGACCCGGGGCACGGACCGGTCGCGAGGACGCCGTGA
- a CDS encoding MFS transporter — translation MTATALRERGAGHDLRGLGRLTWLLVGSQAAFNVGFFVVLPYLAAHLSGTIGLAGWLVGLVLGLRTFSQQGLFVVGGALTDRFGPRPVVLTGCVLRVAGFAWLAVAQGTGAIIAAVLLIGFAAALFSPAVETEVARQAVRHERATGTPRTRVLALFSAAGQAGTLVGPPLGALLLLGGFSAACLAGAAVFALVLAAHLRWMPRDAPGGGSRGGPDDGSHAESRGGTGATAGRGRPWEGVRALLAHRSFLLLCLAYSGYLLAYNQLYLALPEEVERATGSQTALGWLLAWGSLLYVLVQMPAMRWIGDRLSRRAVLRAGLLLLALAFAGAAALTPTTAAGGLLPSAVFVTALTLGQVLIVPTVRAWVPDLVDGARLGLFTGALSSASGLAVLLGSMPAGALVDRGGPAAWLVMAAVPLAAAVFVPRPPRTRAGGGRARA, via the coding sequence GTGACCGCGACCGCCCTGCGCGAGCGCGGGGCAGGGCACGACCTGCGCGGCCTCGGCCGCCTCACCTGGCTCCTGGTGGGTTCGCAGGCGGCGTTCAACGTCGGCTTCTTCGTGGTCCTGCCCTACCTGGCCGCCCACCTGTCGGGAACGATCGGCCTCGCCGGATGGCTGGTCGGCCTGGTCCTGGGCCTGCGCACCTTCAGCCAGCAGGGGCTGTTCGTCGTCGGCGGCGCGCTCACCGACCGGTTCGGACCGCGCCCGGTCGTACTGACCGGCTGCGTGCTGCGCGTGGCCGGGTTCGCCTGGCTCGCCGTGGCCCAGGGCACGGGGGCGATCATCGCCGCGGTGCTGCTCATCGGCTTCGCCGCCGCCCTGTTCTCCCCGGCGGTGGAGACCGAGGTCGCGCGCCAGGCCGTGCGGCACGAACGGGCCACCGGTACCCCGCGCACGCGCGTGCTCGCGCTGTTCTCGGCCGCCGGACAGGCGGGCACGCTCGTCGGCCCGCCCCTGGGCGCGCTGCTGCTGCTCGGCGGGTTCTCGGCCGCGTGCCTGGCGGGCGCCGCGGTCTTCGCCCTCGTGCTGGCCGCCCACCTGCGGTGGATGCCGCGGGACGCGCCCGGCGGCGGATCGCGCGGCGGGCCGGACGACGGGTCGCACGCCGAGTCGCGCGGCGGCACCGGCGCCACGGCCGGGCGGGGACGGCCGTGGGAGGGGGTGCGCGCCCTGCTCGCCCACCGCTCCTTCCTGCTGCTGTGCCTGGCCTACAGCGGATACCTGCTGGCCTACAACCAGCTCTACCTGGCCCTTCCCGAGGAGGTGGAGCGCGCCACCGGTTCGCAGACCGCGCTGGGCTGGCTGCTGGCGTGGGGGTCGCTTCTCTACGTCCTGGTGCAGATGCCGGCGATGCGCTGGATCGGCGACCGCCTGTCGCGGCGGGCCGTGCTGCGCGCCGGACTCCTGCTCCTGGCCCTGGCCTTCGCCGGCGCGGCCGCGCTGACGCCCACCACCGCGGCCGGCGGGCTGCTGCCCTCGGCCGTGTTCGTCACCGCCCTCACCCTCGGCCAGGTGCTCATCGTGCCCACGGTCAGGGCGTGGGTCCCCGACCTCGTCGACGGAGCCCGGCTCGGCCTGTTCACCGGCGCGCTCTCGTCCGCGTCGGGCCTGGCGGTACTGCTGGGGAGCATGCCCGCCGGTGCGCTGGTGGACCGGGGCGGCCCGGCGGCGTGGCTGGTCATGGCCGCCGTGCCGTTGGCCGCGGCCGTGTTCGTCCCCCGGCCGCCCCGGACCCGGGCCGGCGGAGGCCGCGCCCGCGCGTGA
- a CDS encoding ABC transporter ATP-binding protein yields the protein MSADVPALAVDRLRTTFPMGRGEPDLVAVDDVSFTLPAGGALGVVGESGSGKSTVARILVGLTRPDAGEVRVAGRLREAGERGRAARLRRAREVQLVFQDPLESLDRRLTAAQCLRHVLRLHGADRREASRRAAELLEQVGLGEREAGARPHRLSGGQRQRLAIARALAAGPSVLVLDEAVAALDVSIQAQILRLLARIRRESGVALLFVSHDLAVVRQIADDVLVMYKGAVVERGACGDVLRRPEHPYTRMLVSSVPGPGWDPSEVVRLRAEFARAGGAR from the coding sequence ATGAGCGCGGACGTACCGGCGCTGGCCGTGGACCGGCTGCGCACGACCTTCCCCATGGGCCGGGGCGAGCCGGACCTGGTGGCCGTCGACGACGTGTCCTTCACCCTGCCGGCCGGAGGCGCCCTGGGCGTGGTCGGCGAGTCCGGATCGGGCAAGAGCACCGTCGCCCGGATCCTGGTCGGGCTGACCCGCCCCGATGCTGGGGAGGTCCGCGTCGCGGGCCGCCTGCGCGAGGCGGGCGAGCGGGGCCGTGCGGCGCGGCTGCGCCGTGCCCGCGAGGTCCAGCTCGTCTTCCAGGACCCGTTGGAGTCGCTGGACCGCAGGCTCACCGCCGCCCAGTGCCTGCGCCACGTCCTGCGGCTGCACGGCGCCGACCGGCGGGAGGCGTCGCGGCGCGCGGCGGAACTGCTGGAACAGGTGGGCCTGGGCGAGCGGGAGGCGGGTGCCCGGCCGCACCGGCTCAGCGGCGGCCAGCGCCAGCGGCTCGCGATCGCCCGTGCCCTGGCCGCGGGCCCCTCGGTCCTGGTGCTGGACGAGGCGGTCGCGGCCCTGGACGTGTCCATCCAGGCGCAGATCCTGCGGCTGCTCGCCCGGATCCGGCGCGAGTCGGGGGTGGCGCTGCTGTTCGTCTCGCACGACCTGGCGGTGGTCCGCCAGATCGCCGATGACGTGCTGGTGATGTACAAGGGCGCGGTCGTGGAGCGCGGCGCCTGCGGCGACGTCCTGCGGCGGCCCGAGCACCCCTACACCCGGATGCTGGTCTCCAGCGTTCCGGGCCCGGGGTGGGACCCCTCGGAGGTGGTCCGGCTGCGCGCGGAGTTCGCCCGGGCGGGCGGGGCGCGGTGA
- a CDS encoding ABC transporter ATP-binding protein: MLLDIEDLTVDLHGADTRRPVLDQVSLTVAPGEVVGLVGESGSGKSTTARAALRLLPDGATATGRATVAGTDVLTAGPAALTDLRSRRVSMVFQDPRSVLNPVRRIGDFLTERLVLALGVPRARAMGRARALLGEVGLNRPEERLRQFPHELSGGMLQRVVLAAALATGPDLLLADEATSALDATTQAEVLSILRDLRRERDMGVLFITHDLHLAAAYCDRVYVMYAGRVVEERTAGALFADPRHPYTRGLLACAPGLDSDREPEPIPGAPPSLATAFTGCPFAPRCPEAEEACSTWRPEALPLSDGRVACRRADLGAVTEQRTEEVR, translated from the coding sequence ATGCTCCTCGACATCGAGGACCTCACCGTCGACCTGCACGGCGCGGACACCCGCCGGCCGGTCCTGGACCAGGTGTCCCTGACCGTCGCGCCCGGCGAGGTGGTCGGGCTGGTGGGCGAGTCGGGGTCGGGCAAGTCCACGACCGCCCGCGCCGCCCTGCGCCTGCTCCCCGACGGCGCCACCGCCACCGGCCGCGCCACGGTCGCGGGGACCGACGTGCTCACGGCCGGCCCCGCCGCCCTGACCGATCTGCGCTCGCGCCGGGTGTCCATGGTCTTCCAGGACCCCCGGTCGGTGCTCAACCCGGTCCGCCGCATCGGTGACTTCCTCACCGAACGCCTGGTCCTGGCGCTCGGGGTGCCCCGGGCGCGTGCGATGGGACGCGCCCGCGCCCTGCTGGGCGAGGTCGGCCTGAACCGCCCGGAGGAGCGCCTGCGCCAGTTCCCGCACGAACTGTCCGGCGGCATGCTCCAGCGGGTGGTGCTGGCCGCCGCGCTGGCGACCGGGCCCGACCTGCTGCTCGCCGACGAGGCCACCAGCGCACTGGACGCCACCACCCAGGCCGAGGTGCTCTCGATCCTGCGCGACCTGCGGCGTGAACGCGACATGGGCGTCCTGTTCATCACCCACGACCTGCACCTGGCCGCGGCCTACTGCGACCGCGTGTACGTGATGTACGCGGGCCGGGTGGTGGAGGAGCGCACGGCCGGGGCGCTGTTCGCCGACCCCCGCCACCCCTACACGCGCGGGCTGCTGGCCTGCGCGCCCGGGCTGGACTCCGACCGCGAGCCCGAACCCATCCCCGGCGCGCCGCCGTCGCTGGCGACGGCCTTCACCGGCTGCCCGTTCGCGCCGCGCTGCCCGGAGGCCGAGGAGGCCTGCTCCACGTGGCGGCCCGAGGCACTGCCCCTGTCGGACGGCCGGGTGGCGTGCCGCCGCGCCGACCTGGGAGCCGTCACCGAGCAGCGGACGGAGGAGGTCCGATGA
- a CDS encoding ABC transporter permease, whose translation MTAPTTTIATTAAPTGRRARADLTLWAGAGFLALVVLAALFAPLLAPHDPDAIDFAGIWTPPGADHWLGTDQMGRDLLSRVLYGAREGLLGPLALLALASVLGVGAGTLAAWRRGWVDAVLARVTDVMYAFPGLLFVVLVIAVFGSGMTTAVVALGLAFTPIIAKFTRSVALAECARPYVDAYRVQGVSGLVICVRYVIPNMAPALLGYLVVLFGEALMGLATLSFLGFGAQAPSSEWGLMVQEGRSALVQGVLWPSLVPGTAIALVVIAFNIVGVRLADLLSSRR comes from the coding sequence ATGACCGCGCCGACGACCACCATCGCCACCACCGCGGCGCCCACCGGCCGTCGCGCCCGCGCCGACCTGACCCTGTGGGCCGGCGCAGGCTTCCTCGCCCTGGTGGTGCTGGCCGCTCTGTTCGCCCCGCTGCTGGCCCCGCACGACCCCGACGCCATCGACTTCGCCGGGATCTGGACCCCGCCCGGGGCCGACCACTGGCTGGGCACCGACCAGATGGGCCGCGACCTGCTCTCCCGGGTGCTGTACGGCGCCCGCGAGGGCCTGCTCGGCCCGCTGGCGCTGCTCGCGCTCGCCTCCGTGCTGGGGGTGGGCGCGGGCACGCTGGCCGCGTGGCGGCGCGGCTGGGTCGACGCCGTCCTGGCCCGGGTCACCGACGTGATGTACGCCTTCCCGGGCCTGCTGTTCGTCGTGCTGGTCATCGCGGTGTTCGGCAGCGGCATGACCACGGCCGTGGTCGCGCTCGGCCTGGCGTTCACCCCGATCATCGCCAAGTTCACGCGCAGCGTCGCCCTGGCCGAGTGCGCCCGCCCCTACGTGGACGCCTACCGGGTGCAGGGCGTGAGCGGGCTGGTCATCTGTGTCCGCTACGTCATCCCGAACATGGCGCCCGCGCTGCTGGGCTACCTGGTGGTGCTGTTCGGCGAGGCCCTGATGGGCCTGGCCACGCTCAGCTTCCTGGGGTTCGGCGCACAGGCGCCCAGCTCGGAGTGGGGGCTGATGGTGCAAGAGGGCCGGTCCGCGCTCGTCCAGGGGGTCCTGTGGCCCTCGCTCGTCCCCGGCACCGCGATCGCACTGGTCGTGATCGCCTTCAACATCGTCGGGGTACGCCTCGCCGACCTGCTCAGTTCCCGGAGGTAG
- a CDS encoding ABC transporter permease, whose protein sequence is MIAHALRRLLGMVFTLAVSSLLIFGAMYAAPGDPVSFLVGDPENVTPERVAAVRAAYHLDEPLIVQYGLWAAGAVTGDLGTSFQYNSAVGDLILTRLPATLALVGYACVLFTVFGVALGALAAVRRGGRTDSAVTAGTTLAASIPSFVLAIALISLFGVQLGWFPVAGLGEGLLGRLHHLTLPAIALSLGSLAIVARVTRQTMAEQLDLEHVTAARASGIGEGHVVRRHVLRNALGPVVTMCGLVTASMLGGTVAIETVFGISGIGSLLVGAINTFDFPVVQAVLLYMVIAYMVVTTLIDLVHPLLDPRVRAQGSRA, encoded by the coding sequence ATGATCGCGCACGCGCTGCGCCGGCTCCTGGGCATGGTCTTCACCCTGGCGGTGAGCTCCCTGCTGATCTTCGGCGCCATGTACGCCGCCCCGGGCGACCCCGTGTCGTTCCTGGTGGGCGACCCGGAGAACGTCACACCCGAACGGGTGGCCGCCGTGCGCGCCGCCTACCACCTGGACGAGCCGCTGATCGTGCAGTACGGGCTGTGGGCGGCCGGGGCCGTGACCGGCGACCTGGGAACCTCGTTCCAGTACAACTCCGCGGTGGGCGACCTCATCCTGACCCGCCTGCCCGCCACCCTGGCCCTGGTCGGCTACGCCTGCGTGCTGTTCACGGTGTTCGGCGTCGCCCTGGGCGCGCTGGCCGCCGTGCGTCGCGGCGGGCGCACCGACTCCGCGGTCACCGCGGGCACCACCCTGGCCGCGTCCATCCCCTCGTTCGTCCTGGCGATCGCCCTGATCTCGCTGTTCGGCGTCCAACTGGGCTGGTTCCCGGTGGCCGGACTGGGCGAGGGCCTGCTCGGCCGCCTGCACCACCTGACGCTGCCCGCGATCGCGCTGTCACTGGGCTCGCTGGCCATCGTCGCCCGGGTCACCCGCCAGACGATGGCCGAACAGCTCGATCTGGAACACGTGACCGCCGCGCGCGCCTCGGGCATCGGCGAGGGCCACGTCGTACGCCGCCACGTCCTGCGCAATGCCCTGGGGCCGGTGGTCACCATGTGCGGTCTGGTGACCGCGAGCATGCTGGGCGGCACGGTGGCCATCGAGACGGTGTTCGGCATCAGCGGCATCGGTTCGCTGCTGGTGGGCGCCATCAACACCTTCGACTTCCCCGTGGTCCAGGCCGTCCTGCTGTACATGGTGATCGCCTACATGGTCGTCACGACCCTGATCGACCTCGTCCACCCGCTGCTCGACCCGCGGGTCCGCGCGCAAGGGAGCAGAGCATGA